One segment of Fusarium oxysporum f. sp. lycopersici 4287 chromosome 7, whole genome shotgun sequence DNA contains the following:
- a CDS encoding DNA excision repair protein ERCC-8 has product MQSNLLARETGDLRHEDFTRSITSELLRSFVPAPQHRFNGERTAKHGPTDVGERVHSIRAHGAGVNTLALEKFDGRILLSGGAEGGIKVWNLEDAGNPNKLHTFRPLSSIARSTREESSPGHSHGVTHVAFYPFDPDAFLSSSYDKKLKLWATQRCTLSATFDLNATIYSHSTSPVADHLIVACATQNPAVRLVDLKSGSAVQALVAHGGPVLSTAWSPRHEHILVSGHADGKVRIWDIRRSGGVVALLDQEDSLGIVHKMKHLSAAGMDSSQIPHFRTSAQAHDDAVNGLQWTDDGQYIISAGLDRRIRVWDAATGANTLASFGSLIQNQHAKTASILVSPAHLTSGNNLLFWPNDQEILILDLHDGHIVTRLRSPGVTNPIGPRGGEMGRNRITSIVWRASGGTGRPVGPIMGGSNSVGAVYSSHMDGQIRAWAPQIPGPEDVAEEEEMHEEEEAKQKKRKAVDDAYRSLMGKKITFT; this is encoded by the coding sequence ATGCAGTCCAACCTTCTCGCTCGTGAAACGGGCGATCTCCGCCATGAAGACTTTACTCGGTCCATCACTTCTGAACTCCTACGTTCTTTTGTGCCGGCTCCTCAGCACCGCTTCAATGGTGAGAGAACGGCCAAGCATGGCCCTACAGATGTAGGCGAGCGTGTGCACAGTATAAGAGCGCATGGCGCAGGCGTTAATACGCTCGCCCTTGAGAAGTTCGATGGACGTATCCTCCTCTCTGGGGGAGCAGAAGGAGGCATCAAGGTCTGGAATTTGGAAGACGCTGGAAACCCCAACAAGTTGCACACTTTTCGCCCCTTGAGCAGCATCGCCAGGTCTACGAGAGAAGAGTCTTCTCCCGGGCATAGTCACGGTGTCACTCATGTTGCCTTTTATCCTTTCGATCCGGATGCTTTTCTTTCAAGTTCTTacgacaagaagctgaagctatGGGCGACTCAGCGTTGCACTCTATCGGCCACCTTCGACCTGAACGCAACTATTTACTCCCACTCCACCAGCCCTGTAGCAGATCATCTTATTGTGGCGTGTGCCACGCAGAACCCAGCAGTTCGGCTGGTAGATTTGAAATCAGGGTCCGCTGTACAAGCTCTTGTAGCACATGGCGGTCCTGTTTTGTCAACTGCATGGAGTCCGCGCCACGAGCATATTCTTGTCAGTGGCCACGCAGATGGGAAAGTCAGGATATGGGATATTCGTCGTtctggtggtgttgtggcGCTGCTCGACCAGGAAGATTCACTGGGCATCGTTCACAAAATGAAGCATCTCAGTGCCGCAGGGATGGATTCCAGTCAGATCCCACACTTTCGTACCTCGGCACAGGCGCACGACGATGCAGTGAATGGCTTACAATGGACTGACGATGGACAATACATCATCTCAGCTGGTCTCGACCGTCGCATTCGTGTTTGGGACGCTGCCACGGGGGCCAATACTCTCGCCAGTTTTGGCTCTCTTATTCAGAACCAACACGCGAAGACAGCAAGTATTTTGGTTTCTCCGGCGCATCTCACAAGTGGTAATAATCTTCTCTTCTGGCCAAATGATCAGGAAATTCTTATCCTCGATCTTCATGATGGCCATATTGTGACACGGCTCCGGAGCCCTGGCGTAACGAACCCTATAGGGCCACGAGGGGGCGAGATGGGAAGAAACAGAATCACGAGTATAGTTTGGCGCGCATCAGGGGGGACGGGACGCCCAGTTGGTCCTATTATGGGCGGCAGCAACTCCGTTGGAGCCGTATATAGCTCCCACATGGATGGGCAAATTCGAGCTTGGGCACCCCAAATACCTGGGCCTGAGGATGtcgccgaggaagaagagatgcatgaagaggaggaggctaaacagaagaagagaaaggctgTCGACGATGCATATAGAAGTCTTAtgggcaagaagatcaccTTTACGTAG
- a CDS encoding autophagy protein 5, translating to MSSSITQALWNARIPLHITHPASPTTPFITSIPRFSYLALLIPRLSTFFNSPCSSFHFEDVQLRNLAVGLLVDLYQPRLPWRLTVNDGVGWDIADTFLNCVKEADFIRNGNANQIMKMSKDNTTQLWNAVIDNDQASFNRINSHLLNAPTALKHVPIRIYIPTTASDSSSPASSEQATFKVIQSLVPATSSDRRPKILGQALKEMLPGLFPSSRDPILAKVVMHGAGVPFDAPLEELMREASYPDGWICLVVIVL from the exons ATGTCCTCTTCCATCACACAAGCTTTATGGAACGCCCGGATTCCGCTGCACATAACCCATCCCGCCTCACCGACTACGCCTTTCATCACTAGTATTCCGCGTTTCAGCTACCTGGCTCTTCTCATCCCGAGACTGTCGACTTTCTTCAACTCGCCCTGCTCCAGCTTCCACTTTGAAGATGTACAGTTGAGGAACCTGGCTGTGGGATTGCTGGTAGACCTGTATCAACCCCGCCTGCCGTGGAGGTTGACCGTGAATGATGGAGTAGGTTGGGATATTGCGGATACTTTTCTCAACTGCGTAAAAGAG GCTGACTTCATCCGCAATGGCAATGCAAACCAAATCATGAAAATGTCAAAAGACAACACCACCCAGCTTTGGAACGCTGTCATAGACAATGACCAAGCATCCTTCAACCGTATCAATAGCCATCTGCTCAACGCACCAACAGCACTCAAACATGTTCCCATTCGCATCTACATCCCTACCACCGCCTCGGACTCGTCGTCACCAGCGTCTTCCGAGCAGGCCACCTTCAAAGTCATCCAATCTCTTGTTCCAGCGACAAGTTCAGACCGCCGACCTAAAATCCTGGGCCAGGCTCTCAAAGAGATGTTGCCAGGGCTGTTCCCAAGCAGCCGTGATCCTATTCTCGCGAAGGTGGTAATGCACGGAGCTGGGGTACCATTTGATGCACCCTTAGAGGAGCTGATGCGGGAAGCCTCATACCCCGACGGATGGATATGCCTGGTTGTTATTGTGCTGTGA
- a CDS encoding hypothetical protein (At least one base has a quality score < 10), producing MSGLINKVKDAIHSDKDKSHEQPTGTHGPHSSRAANAADPRIDSDRDHRANPGTTTGHHTTTGGLGSTGATGTHSSGLPEGSVGPHSSRAANAADPRVDSDLDSSRRTGATGSHGLSGTTGTTGGLTGGSTGATGTHSSGLPEGSVGPHSSRAANAADPRVDSDLDSSRRTGATGSHGLSGTTGTTGGLTGGSNYSENMPGHTTGGLGHTGGMGRSENLPEGSVGPHSSRVANAADPRVDSDLDSSRRTGGIGATGGMGGNTYDHTTTGTSGFSSHGAGAHGPTGTHTSGLGGTGSTGTYGSTGTGTGAGLGGAGSGYGTGPGPAPNTAGPHKSDALNKADPRVDSDLDGSKTVGKEKTFQQSNNNFAGRDPTDATQVPPSVLQKHVPTEIAHDDPHSDHSRRHSSTHQETHRGL from the exons atgtctggtctcatcaacaaggtcaaggacGCTATCCACTCCGACAAGGACAAGTCCCACGAGCAGCCTACTGGAACTCACGGACCTCACTCTTCTCGAGCTGCCAACGCTGCTGACCCTCGAATTGATTCTGACCGCGATCACCGCGCCAACCCCGGCACCACAACCGGCCACCACACCACAACCGGAGGTCTTGGCTCTACTGGAGCCACCGGCACTCACTCTTCAGGACTCCCCGAGGGTTCTGTTGGACCTCACTCTTCTCGAGCTGCCAATGCCGCTGACCCCCGCGTTGACTCCGATCTTGACAGCTCGCGCCGAACCGGTGCCACCGGGTCTCACGGCCTGAGTGGAACTACTGGCACAACTGGTGGTTTGACCGGAGGCTCTACTGGAGCCACCGGCACTCACTCTTCTGGACTCCCCGAGGGTTCTGTTGGACCTCACTCTTCTCGAGCTGCCAATGCCGCTGACCCCCGCGTTGACTCCGATCTTGACAGCTCGCGCCGAACCGGTGCCACCGGGTCTCACGGCCTGAGTGGAACTACTGGCACAACTGGTGGTTTGACCGGAGGCTCTAACTACTCCGAGAACATGCCTGGCCACACAACCGGCGGTCTTGGCCACACTGGCGGCATGGGACGATCTGAGAACCTTCCTGAGGGTTCTGTTGGACCTCACTCTTCCCGAGTTGCCAACGCTGCCGACCCTCGTGTTGACTCCGACCTTGACAGCTCTCGCCGTACTGGAGGCATTGGCGCTACTGGTGGCATGGGCGGCAACACCTATGACCACACTACTACTGGCACTTCAGGCTTCTCAAGCCATGGTGCTGGTGCTCACGGCCCCACTGGCACCCACACCTCCGGTTTGGGCGGAACTGGCTCCACCGGTACATACGGTTCTACCGGTACCGGTACTGGTGCTGGCCTCGGCGGTGCTGGCTCCGGTTACGGCACCGGCCCCGGTCCTGCTCCTAACACTGCGGGACCTCACAAGTCCGATGCTTTGAACAAGGCTGACCCTCGCGTCGACTCCGACCTTGACGGAAGCAAGACCGTGGGCAAGGAGAAGACTTTCCAGCAGTC CAACAACAACTTCGCCGGCCGGGATCCCACCGATGCCACTCAGGTTCCTCCTTCTGTTCTGCAGAAGCATGTTCCCACTGAGATCGCTCATGATGATCCTCATAGCGACCACAGCCGACGACACAGCAGCACTCACCAGGAGACTCACCGGGGTCTGTAG